The genome window CATGTAAaatagtgtgtttggattgtaaattatttgacataattttgtgaaaaaagtaCTATAGAACTTTtttatatgatgtatgtgagataaaaaagtgattgaaaaatgtgttgatgatacaagcaaatcaatgtgtgtaaataaggtgtaaataaagtgtaattttttacgATTCAAACACCCTTGCCTGTCTATTTGGTTATCAagatctgcaaaaaaaaaaatgtacataAGTAATTAAGAGGTTGATACACcgacaaataaaatatggagaACATGCATGTAATTCATGGTCTAATTCGTtatcaaaatttgcaaaaaaaaaattctaaattttATTCTGCTTGCTTCATAAATACAatttttaaccacatttttatctcacatatatcacatcataaaaagttcTACATCATTATCTCAgataaatttttccaaataatctcctatccaaacgtACATAATACTTTCCACATTGTATATACTAGTTTCTAGTGAAAaatattaaaggaaaaaaaaaaagaagaaagattgTGATATTAAAGAATAGCACGtgaaagtgtaattttttacgatccaaacacactcacCTGTCTATTTGGTTATCaagatttgcaaaaaaaaaaaaatctaaatttcAGTCTGCTAGCGTTATAAATACAattttcaaccacttttttatttcacatatatcacattatAAAAAGTTCTACAGCATTATCTtagataatttttttcaaataatcccCTATCCAAACGTACATAATGCTTTCCACATTATATAATACTAGTTTATAGTGAAAAAGgtaaaaggaaaattaaaaagatTGTGATCTTAAAGAATAGCACGTGATGAATTTGGATCCTTTTTTGTCAGCTCTGTTAAAAACAAAGAAGCTGTCCCTTCCTGACAAGTTCTACCAAAAAATCTTACACAGACATATTCAACCACATGCTTTTGCATTTTTTCAATAGCTTTCATCAGAGAATGAGGTAGCCTGGTACACTAGTTTTGTCGTTAATTTTGAGGACAAACTGCTAATTCATCCAATGCTTCATCAGACGCGTTTTAAAACTccagagattttttttttttttttttttttgcaaagaaTTGGAATTCACATGTCTTTGCTTGATTcataaaattttagttttacatAAACCCTACAATGTTCAGGTGCCCTTcttttataagtgaatcaatTGCTTCTCCATCGTAATTAATAGGCAAAGTGGTTTTGGCATCGCTCTTAGTGGGAGAAAGCTCAAGAAATTAATTCAAGAacaagtagaaaaaaaaaagttatttgagTTCTAATAAATAGAGGAAAACAATGCATAAAATTTTGTATAACAACGTTTTCCTGAAGTTCCTTCTCACAATTACATGTATTCTCATTTCACTTTCATCAATCTTAATTTCATTAATAGAGGagtaaggttgtgtttggattgcatttttcatgaaaaaattattataacgatttgatgtatgtgaggaaaaaaggtaataaGGAAATATGATTACagaaaacgacgtaatttttcgaCTGAAAATAGCAAAAAATAGGGTGTCTCGTAGAGTTAAATGACACAGAAAAAAATAGTTTACATATAGAATAAGAAATAGGGTGTTTTTTTAACGGGATTAATTGCAATTAGCCCTATTTATGTTAGTTAAAATGTTTTTACACCTAATGCTAAAAACTCTTACAAGATTTAAGATGTAAATTTAAGTGAAAATATGGTGAATTTAATTAATCCCTTGAAAAGATTGAATTCCCTCTTTTCACATCCACCTTCAATGGAGGGAAGCAAGCTGTCTAGTCAATTGTCCTGTATTCGCCGGGCCGCATGGCTCGCCTGGGTGGTTGGCTGTTATTTTCTCCTTTATTATTCAAGTTTTTCCTTTCATGCACAGCAAAGTCACAGTCTTGATTTGTTAGCCTTCCAATCCTAATCAGTGACCATAAAGATTTAGTCGGTGACTGCCCACAAACCACGACCCCACgttttttgattttctttttgcccTACAGTCCAACACAGGTATGAAAAATGGCCACAACAGGATATATTATATCACAAAATTGGTTTTCTAGCTTTTTGGTTCGTTCTCAAATTCCTCGGTTTGGGCGGTGAAAACAGAAAATACACACAGAGATTCTAAAGCATTTGAACTTAAAACTTGTCAAGTTGGGAAGCTTTCGATTAATAGTTTTCATCGCAAAGCTAAAGAATGATCCACCCCGTGGTTTGCCAATACAAATTTGTTCAATTAGTAATGACGGATATATTTCTTATAAAACGTTTTGTTTTAAAATCCTATTGTCGATGTTAAGAAGATTGTGTTCATATGTGATCTACAAGAATCTCTATACGCGACATATGGTTCTGAGGGCACATCCTGATCTGTGATGGtgatcaaaattgaacacatataaatttttttttcttttacaaaaacaaaaagaaggatCAGTGGTCTCACCGGTCCATTCTAATCTATTTCAGAGTCAAATGAACAattcaaacttttatttttaCACCCTACTTCAAAATCTACTTCAACTTGTTTACATCCTTCCTAAATTTATTTACACTGTACTCCAAAAGTTCAACACAATTGGTTCAAAATGGGCAGAAGATCAAGATGTTGCATTACAAAATTGAAGGCTTTCGTCACTAAAGTAAGACCTTTTTGTATTTGATAACGTAAAAGGAGGCTGTATTAGCCACTCAAGACCTAACTCCTACGTCATATCACTACAAGAAAACTGACTTTTCACGACGCCAGAAATATGCTGCAAAAAGTCCAAAAATCGCCGCGAAAACCTTTTTGCGGCACAAATGCGACGGAATTAAATTGTGTCACAAAAGTAGCCGTTACAAAAGAAAACGACACAATTTTTCAACATGTCGCATGCATTTGCATCACTCTACTTGCGGCACAAAAAATGCGCTACAAAATATCCACAATGTCATGCGACAAAAACTTGCGTCGCAAAAAAGTCACCAATATAAAGAccagaaatcaaaattttcatggTACAATAATTATCATGCTCAAATATCCTAAAATCGAATATTATAACAAAATATAGTTCCACAATACACTAGAATAAAGTACCATACATTGTTTTAGTCAAATTCTACAAACTTTATCATTTAATATTGTTCGCTCCAATTACAAGATATTTCATATATTCCAAAATGTGCTTGTCTTCAAAAGTACAACACTTCATCATACATCTCTCAAAAACATCTTCATATCTCCCAATCCGCATGCTTCCAATGTACGGTGCTGTATTTATTGTTCATTGCTTTGAATGGGTTAAATCCATCCGCTGCAAGTCCAACACGAACATTGCGAGGATCACTAGCAAAGCTTGGGTGCCGGTCATTAAAATGCTTCCAAGCTAAAGAGTCTGCCGGATGCCTCAATTTTCCATCCTTGATGCGCTCCTCTTCATGCCATCTCATTAATGAAGCAATCTTTGATGACATGAACAGCCTTTGGAGACgtggtttcaaaggaaaatagCGAACAAGCTTTGCTGGAACTTTGTTAGCTTGTTCACTTGAATCATCAGATTGTTTTACAATTTGCTTATACCTAGGAGTTCCACACTTTCTGCAAAAGGTTTCATGTTCTGTCTCCTTCCAATAAATCAAGCAATCATTGGGGCATGCATGAATTTTATGGTAGCTAAGACCCAAGTCTTTAACAATTTTCCAAGCATCACGATAAGAGCTTGGAAATAATTCATTCTCAGGAAaaacttccttgagaagctcCAGTAATATTGTCATTGAGTTGTTGCTCCATCGACAAAGAGACTTGACATGCAACAACTTGATGACAAATGATAGAAGAGTAAAATTTTTACATCCAGGGTATAACTCTGTTTCGGCATGCTTCAGCAACTTAAAAAACTTATTAGTCTCTTCATCACAGGCTCCTCTAAGTTCTTCTAAATTTATGTTAGAATTCTCTTCAAGTGTTCTTCCAAGTGTTTCGTGTATCAATTCATTCATGTCATCATTTTCAATGCGCCTAAACACTCCATTGTTCATATTTTCTTGATTGAAGTCCCATGGATCTTCACCATGATAAATCCAATTTGTATAAGTGGTCAAAAACCCCTTCATTGTTACATGTGCACGCacagtttcttcctttcttcgtTCTGAGTTTTTACATCGCCTACATGGGCAATATATTCTACTCCCAACCTCCTTCTTTTTGTAGGCAAATTTAAGGAAGTCATTCAGACACTTTTCAAAGTACGGATTATTGACTCGGTCTTCAATAAAGATCCAAGACCTATCATCCATTCTACAAGAAACAAGATTGAGAAGGCAAGAAAAGAGACCTTATAAACAGAATTGAAAAATAGCAAATTTAttaacatgcaaaaaaaaaaaaaataaagtgcaGCATGTGCATCCCAGTTTGCTATGCTCATAGTGGAATGCGATGTTAACAGTTAACCCAATTTCTCAATGCCAAAAGAATGTGGTGAATTTATGTCAATATGCAAACCAGTGTTTTGtttgcaagaaaaagaaacataGATAAATCAGGGGAGTTAGATTGTTTTACAAATTCCTAATTGCAAGAAACACTTACATGAAGAACTTAGTGAAGGCTGCTTCAATGGGCCCTCTGAGAGAGGCACTTCCTCAGGGATTTGAAATCACAAAGCTGAAAAAGGAGGATATGAGGCCCGTAACAGTGAAGGTAATTTACAGCACatagagaaaattaaagaacagAACCTATCTAGGAATACATAAATCTCGCTGCACTGCCTCCTTGTACAGTTTAAAAATGGAACTTTAATACATAAATTGAGAGCGAATCAAATTATTCATTTGACAGTTTTAACCATATACCATTGTCAGTCTGCTGTAATCTGCTACAAAATTACCACAGCCACAGCAAAAGCTACAaacaaaaatgatttaaaattgCCTATTACTTTCACTCCAGAGCTAGTTTACTCCTTTGTTAAAATTGCCTATTGCTTTCATTCCAGAGCTAGTAATTCAGAAATGAATCACCTACCAAAAGCTGGACAACCAAGCAAGTTTTCCTGTCCATTTATACTCTCCCCTGAACAACGACCCATATGTTGCTGCAAGCCTGTAAACCTTGACAGGACATTACAGTTATTTTGATGTTACATAAATCTCCAAATTCTTCTCTGTTTAATCTGAACATATAGTTGCGCCTACATGACTGAGCACTACCCAAAACAAAGGATATCATtaaaaatgaggaaaaaaaaaaactacactACTTACCTGTAAAGTATTTAAACATTCACCAAGATGAAGTAAGGTTCATCTAACGCCTTTCAGAATCTAGATATTCAAATCCTCAACTCTTTCCACAATTGtcacatatttttttgaaacatttttCTTAGTGTGAAAAATATTTCAGTCATATATCACAATAATTGTCACCTTAATTCACCAGATTCAGGACTGAATCAACAAATAAACTGTCAGGACAACTTTTTCCTTTCTCCAGGAACCGCGTGTAGGAAAAAAGACAGGGTAACCACTCCCCAGAAGAATTAAGCGTGAATCACAAATTAGAGGAGACCGCTCGACAAcacaattaaaatcgaaattcAAAATTCTCCCAAACAAAAGCAAGTTGCTAAGAAACATGATCCGAACTCGAAACCCTAACAAGTCTCTAGATGTAAAAAAAtcgattaattaaaaaaaaagaaaaaaaagatagcaATATTACCAGTTGGAGCGAGACAGAGGAAAAGGAGTGAGTAGAGTAGATAGATCTGCAATCAAAAGTTCTGTAGGAAAAATAGCTTGGATTTGGAGTGCGGCGGAGGATTCCAAAGAAAAAGAGATCGCTATGTGCTAATGCGTGCGAGGAGGACTGATTTTGGGGCCGGAAGAGCGGCTACCCTGCCGCTGGTGCTGGGTGGACGCGGATCGAGTTGGCCCAGATTTGAGCTGGGGAATATGATGAGTAGGGACTGGCGTTCTCCTTCACCTTTTACTTCATCGATAAGGAAAGCGAATAGGAAGACTTGCTATTTTCTGGAATACATTCTATTATTATCGAAAAATAAGGGAATGTTATTCAATTTTATTATCAAGAAAGGACATGTGACCTGAAAATATCGATACCTTTTTACAAGGGATCGATATGTGGATTGTGCTAGGAAACTATCTTTTATGGGTTTTATTAAAACTATGTCGTTTTTATGTAAAAATTAGGAACCGTTGTGAAATTTGCAGCACAAATTGAAATTTGCTGCTTATTTACCGCACTTTCTCCTTGTGTCACAGCAAAAGCGTTGCAAAAAGCCCGTTTTCTTGTAGTGTATATTTGTAGTGTTTTCTTACGTTTATGTTCAGCACTTTTCACATAGAGTTatgctgaaatttgttttttttttttcacaagatAAGTTCCATTTGCATTCGTTAAAGCTTATAAAataaagggttattatcactttacccccttaacgtTTGATACCATTATCAATTTTACTCTTAacattatcttttagtcactttatccCCAAAACTAACCGTCAAACATAACggaatttgttaattaaagtaaaaGACAAGTTTAGTCCTTaaagttattatcactttatctctataaactatagtctcattatcaatttaccccatagaattattttttagacaatttatctcatcattaaaccaacttagctAGTTAAAATACTTTAGAAGAAAGTACCCTCCTCTTtatataataaaacaataaaaaatttagagtggctCTTCTCTTCTTTAGtattaagaaaaaattcaaAGTATTAATCTCTTATTTcttggcaatcttattaatattaaaaaaaaatagaatgatCGGGAAAGGGAGGGATAGGggggagagatagagagagagctcaattttttttaaaaaattacaaataagaaagaattaaatatttttattattttaaaattattttattttactgttTACCACCAGGTTTCAATCCTAATTCCAACAATCTTAAATtaatacgataatgttagatttttctttattattattatttttttgcaaaatctaattttttgtctccttctttcctatctctttttcttttcctagtattaataagtatgaacaaagaaatttgagaaaatccttttatttttatatttttggatcccttaaagtgaaaaaaagaagaataatcattccaaatttttttacttttaattttatatataaaagggtaaatatatttaaaattttttgaccatactagttagattaacgatgaaATAAaatgcttagaaaataatattaagaattaaagcgattatatcactataatttaaaggaataaagtaataataataatatagtaatgctatagaataaaagggtatttttgtccaaaattttttaatatgttGAGTTCAATTACTTATAGGGGGTGAATTGACTAGAAAATTATATTAGGAGATAAACTGATAATAATGATATATTTAAAgaggataaagtgataataaccctaaaATAAAATACGCGGAGTAGCTAAAGCTAGTCGTCATCAATGAAAACCCTctagaaaagttgaaattgcaACGTACTTGTCAAGTGGCTAAAACCCTTTCTCTTTCAGTTTTGACAATTGAATGCTATTAGTACGTACGACAAAGAAGACAATTTCGAAAAGTAACCTTTGAAACCTATATGAACCGGAAAAAAACTGTCATGGAGATGATGTTGGCATAATCTTACTCAGTTTTTAATAAGGAAGATATGAGATTTAAGAAACAAGGAGAATGACGTATGGGATTAAAATTCAAAACTTTTGCGTCTTGAGGCATCAATCCAAGCATATTCTTCTTACTCAACAAACACAAATATGCACAAAAAGAACAAGAGAAGGACCGCAGAAGAAGTTAATAAATAGGATTAGTTGATAGTTTTCTTGACCTGATTAAATATTGTTCTAAAAACATCTGTTTGgatattttagtttttcaaaaagtagtttttcaaatattaattttttaaaaagtactttaaaagatattctaaaaaataatctaatttttttaatatttaaaaaatatttcaaaaaatattttaaaaattttactattcttaaatatttcaaaatattttctaaaaatatctcaaaatatactctaaaaaactctgctacagtaaaattgTTCAAAAACATCTCTCTTTactgagtgaaaaatgattttgatATCTtgtgcctttttctttttattttaatatattttccaTTTTCGAGTGGCGATCGAGGAGGACAAATTATCTTCTAAACATGTACAAAGTTTTGGAAGGAGCTGCTTTCAAAAACTTATTTAATGCTAGTAAACTCTAACCggtttttttttgtctttgctGATTTATCTGTACAAAAATGCTCTTGTATTATTTTTCTGAAAGCTCCACAATCCAATCAGAGAGTCTCGAGTCTCTTGACATTACAAGCTTTATGCCGACCCTGTCTCCTCAGCTTCTCTATTTGACTAAGTCATTgctcttttattattatttttttaataacatTATGATTGCTCCGCATGAAACTCGAACCCATGACTTTTGAGTCACGAGGCGAATAAGCCGTTACTCTTATATACATATAGGAGGTTTTTTAAAAAGCACTTGTTAACACACCTAATATTTACATAatttatcatatatatatattaataattattatcctttCTTGTGTTTATATACTTTCTCTGTTTAATCTTGCTTACTCTGTCTTAtatctatttattttttctaattaattttatattttcaaaaatatgacACCCGTTACccgaaatatatatattaacgaGCGTCATATGTGTACCCGTTAGACAGACAGATGCATATATAGTAAGAAGAAAGACAGGTTGAAGATAAATATTCTTCTGCCTAGGGGCAGTGAAAAATTAAGAAGCACGAAAATGGATCCATAACTTGTAAAGGTACACAAATTCATGTATACCCTAACCAATTATAATACCTAATGATGCTCCTTAACTCGATCCACTGCCTTAATTTTGACTATATTCATTGTGTTGGCACTGAAAGGTACCTATATATTTGTGCATTTATTAGTCCAAAAagctttatttatatatatatatatatatatatatatatatatatatatatatatatatatatatatatatataaaagacaCAAGAAAACTGTCACGTAATGTATCATGCAGTTTTTTTGGGTACACAAGTCAGCTTGGGGATAATCATTTGCGTCCAATTATCGACACCCAATCCTGCTACTTACTGGCTTTGGgaggcaaaaaaaaaggaaaaaaaaattctgaatttGAAACTTCTCACTtaaaaaaagtagagaaaaatgcaattttggtATCCAAATTTTGACACATGAGCAATTTTAGTTCCCAAACTTTGGACAAAAGCAAATCTGGTACCCAATCTTTGAACTTTTAAACACATTTAGAACCTTCGATGGATTTTTTTCAAATTGCAATAGAAAAGAGTCACATGATAGTCACATGTTCACCAactattatataaaaaaaaatacaaaaaaaagttaaatttaGTCCTTAAACTAAGTATTTAGTGTTAGAAGAATACTTTACATTTTTTgacatattttataaaatagttGCCAGAAATGTGACAATCACGTGACTTTTTTCAGttacaattttggaaaaaatcgTTAAATGTACTAAATGTGCTCAAAAGTTGAAAAATTGGGTACCATATTTGCTTTTGTCTAAAGTTTGAGAACTAAAACCGCTCATACGTCAAAGTTTGGATATTAAAactatatttttctcaaaaaaagtaTTTTACATGTTAATTTTTGGATTGAAAAAGCACATATAGAGTTCTACCCCTAATTAGGTACACTGACGTGAGTGGATTTGTGGCATACGTCAAGCATTGCATGGAAAGCAACTAATGAATCACAATTAGTCCTT of Coffea arabica cultivar ET-39 chromosome 5c, Coffea Arabica ET-39 HiFi, whole genome shotgun sequence contains these proteins:
- the LOC140007606 gene encoding uncharacterized protein, with translation MDDRSWIFIEDRVNNPYFEKCLNDFLKFAYKKKEVGSRIYCPCRRCKNSERRKEETVRAHVTMKGFLTTYTNWIYHGEDPWDFNQENMNNGVFRRIENDDMNELIHETLGRTLEENSNINLEELRGACDEETNKFFKLLKHAETELYPGCKNFTLLSFVIKLLHVKSLCRWSNNSMTILLELLKEVFPENELFPSSYRDAWKIVKDLGLSYHKIHACPNDCLIYWKETEHETFCRKCGTPRYKQIVKQSDDSSEQANKVPAKLVRYFPLKPRLQRLFMSSKIASLMRWHEEERIKDGKLRHPADSLAWKHFNDRHPSFASDPRNVRVGLAADGFNPFKAMNNKYSTVHWKHADWEI